A stretch of DNA from Streptomyces sp. NBC_00271:
CCGCCCGTGCTGTACGCAACGCCTGTGTGATGCAGGTGGATGCTCTGCGCCGACCGGGCGACCGTTTCCCCCTCCGCCGCGCCACACGCGGCGGAGACGACGCACATACATCAGCGAAGGAATCCCGTGATCTTCATTACCGCCAAGTTCCGAGTCCGACCCGAGCACGCCGACCGCTGGCCCGAGATCACCGCCGACTTCACCCGGGCCACGCGCGCCAAGCCCGGCTGCCTGTGGTTCGACTGGTCGCGCAGCGTGGCGGACCCGACGGAGTACGTCCTGGTCGAAGCCTTCCGCGACGAAGAAGCCGCGGTCACGCATGTGCAGTCCGCGCACTTCAAGGCTGCGCAGCAGACGCTGCCACCCCATCTGGTCGAGACGCCGCGCATCGTGAACGTGACCATTCCGCAGGACGGCTGGTCGCTCCTCGGAGAGATGGCGGTCGCCGGACAGGAGTAACTCCTGGCTCAGGAGCAGCGGCCGCCGGAGGAAGCGGCCGGTGCGAGCGCTCACAGGGGTGCGGCCACGCCTCGGTGCCCGGCGGGATGTCGAGCCGGGCACCGGCCTGTCTGACGCAGCCTCACCGAGTGTCAGCGAACAGTGCGCTCACGGTATGACGGCTGCCGCCTCCCGGCTCCGTCTGCTGCGGCCGTCGGGGCACGGCAGGGCGAGTGCGGTCATTCCGAGGGCAAGGCCGAGCAGATTGCCTGCGATGTCCTGGGCAGCGTCGGCGGCGCGTAGCAGCCACGGCACGGCGTATTGAGCGGCCTCGATACCGAACGGCAGCGCGGCGGCCGCTGCTCCCGTCAGAACGGCACGTGCCCTCGGGCGGATCTGGGCGATGGCCACCCCCAGCGGGACGAACAGCGCGACATTCAGGCTCTGCTGGTTGACGGCGCCCAGTTCGGCAGGTCGGGGAAGGGTGGGTCGGTGCAGTCCTCGCTGTAGACCATGGTGACCCCGTCGTTTCCGCGCCAGCGGAGGTGGGTCAGGTCCGCGTACGGCATCGGGAGACCATCGGCGCCGTACTCACTCCGTGCTTTCCTCCTCGTCTCGTGGGGGAACATGCCGCAGCCGTTCGGCCACGGCGGCATAGTGGGACAGGTCGATCACGACCCGTTCCGCGGTCGACCCGGTCGCCTGCCCTCGCGCAGCCGCCCGGCCTCGGCCAGCGCGGCCTCGCTGGGCGGGCGGCGGACCTTGGGCTTGCAGCGCCCGGTCGGAGAAGGACGCCAGCACGGACCGCTCCAGCGCGATCACGTGGCCGGCGTCGCGGACGGTCTGGCGGGACCCGCGGACCGCCTTGCGGTGCCGGGCGATCACGGCCCGCCCGGTGGTGGCGATGCTGAGGAAGTCCTCGCCCAGGCGGCAGGTCACCATCACCCGGGCGCCGGGCAGGCCCGGCGAGATGGAGTAGAAGTTGCCCTCGAAGGGCACCAGGCTCTGCGCGGTCACGGTCCGTTCCACCGACAGCTCCGCGGGGAACGGCAGCACGGGCAGCGCCAACAGCAGCTCGGCTGCAGCGAGTTCGGCCACCCTGGTCCGTGCTCCGTCGACGGTGCGGATGGCGTCCCGCCGGGTGCAACACCGTTGCCTTTGGCGGGAGATGCTGATGTCAAGGGACCCATCCATCTGGGATCACTTCGGTGTGGAGGGTGTACTTCTGGGCCTTCCGGGGGTGCCGTGTCCGGTTGAACGGGTACTTGCTGTACCTCTTCAGCATCCGTGACTTCACCCGCCACCGCCGTTGCTCTGGGACCAGGTTCGCCAAGACAACATGGCCGATAGCGCCGACCAGCGTCACCGGCTCGGTGATGGTGATGCCGTTCCCGGCGACGATCTGGTCGGCGGCAGCCTGCAGCAGGATCGTGAAGCTCACCTGCCGAGGAGACAGTTCGGGGTGTGCGGTGGTGAGGTCGCCGGCCATCCGGACCAAGGCCTGGTAGACGGTCAGCAGGGCATAGATCTCCTGCTCGAGGCCGGGGACCGTCCGGGACCGCAGGATGCGCCCGTCGAGGATGGTGGTCTTCAGCGAGAAGTAGCAGGTCTCCGCCTGCCACCGCCGGTGATAAAGCTCGATCAGCTCCATGGCGGGATGGCGCTCGGCGTCCAGGAGCGTGGTGAGCAGACGCCACAGCTCGGTGCGCCGGGTCCCGTCGGCGAGCGTGACGGTCACCCATGCCTCGATCACCCTCACCTCCAGGCGCTGCCCGTAGCCACGGCCTGCCCGGTAGTTGTTGGACTGGATGAAGGTCCGGTAGGAGCCGTCCGGCAGAGGATGCCGGATGGTCGGGCGGCGCTTGCGGGTGGACCGGAGCAGGAAGGCCGCGCCGGTGTCGGAGACAGCGGTCAGGAAGCCGACGGCGTCGTAGTAGGCGTCGGCGAGCAGGAGCATCGAACCGTCCAGGCTGCCCAGCAGGCGGTGGGCGTATGAGATCTCCCCGGTGCGGTCCGGGCCGAAAACCGCGTCGATCAGGGCACGGGTGCCGCATTCGACCAGGGCCACCAGGCGCACGATCGGGTAGCCGAACTCGCGCACAGGACCGATGTGCTTGGGATAGCGCCAGGTCACAGCGGGCTCGTCGGGGGCGTTCAGCGTGGTGCCGTCGATGGCGACCACGCGCCGCCCGCGGTAGAAGGCGCAGGTCTGGGCAGGGGTGGCCACCGGCCCGGCCAGAACGGTGAACAGGGCACGCAAGGGTGCGACGCCCAGTCGGCGGCGGGCCCGCGACAGAGACGACGCGCACGGATGAGCCACGACGGTATCGCCCAGGCCCACGGTGAGCTTGCCCCAGACGCCCTGATAGGAGGACCGTTCGAAGAAGGCCAGGGCAAGGACGAAGTACCCACGACCCGCGCCGGGAGCAGACGCAGCCGTTGTTCCCTCGCGGCGGTTTCCTCAGATGGCGCTCGGAGCGGTCGGGCCAGCGGGCCCGCAGATGCGCGGTGGTCTGTTCCGGGCTCCACTCCAGAACGAGTTTGGCCTGGACCTCGGCCCTCAGTTCGGGATCGGCGGCCAGCTTGGCACGGCAGGGGCGCCCGGCTCGTTCGCGGCAGCGGTCGTGGGCCAGGTCGGCGTCGTAGATCCCGTTGTCGTGCGGGCGGCTGTTGCGTCTCAACTCCCGGCTGACCGTCGACGGTGCGCGGCCGAGCCGACTGGCTATCTCACTGATGGTCAGGCCGCGTTCGCGCAGCGAGGCGATCCGTCGGCGCTCCAGCAGCGACAGGTACCGGCCAGACCGGGAGGACTCCGGAAGGTAGTGCGGCTGCAGACCTCCGTTCTCCGCCCGCCACCGGTACCCGGTTTTCCGTCCGATCCCGAGTTGCTTGCACGCGTCCACGGTGTCCACTCCGGCCGCCAACAGACGCCAGTACTCGGCTTCGAGCTCCAGCCTGCGCTTACGTCCCCGCCTCGCCATCAACACGCCTCACATGATCAAGGAATGTTGCGACAAGCGTTAGAACCCAAGGACCGATAAAGGGTCACGGTTCAAGGAACGGCGACACCTTCGGCGCCGGGGCCAAGCCCTGGGCCGCAGCGGGTGCGCGGAGGGGGCCTGTCGTGTGGCACAACGGGAGAACGACAGCCAGTTCACCCTGATCGCGCGCGGAAGCGGACTGAACCCCTCACCGGATGCAACCGTTGCTTCAGAAACGGGTCCTTCCTTCGCCTCGGGATGGCTACCGAGGCCCAGGCGGACCATCCACGGCGTTGGCATTCGACTCTCCGTGTCCGAAGGAGGTGGCATGCTTCCTCACCGCTCGGCCAGTCGGATGTCCACGGAGAGTGAGCCTCCTGTGTTCAGACACCAACAAAGCACTGACCCCTCTCGCCTCCAGGAGCGCGAAAAGCCAATAATTCCCGGCTCCGCGTACTTTCACATACTCATCACCGGGGGCGGTACTGCTGTCATCAACGGCGAAAAACTACCCTCTACGCGGGGACCTGTTCAGACCGCGGTACTGGACGTCCTTCATTCCCACGCTCAAGCGTCTGGTCATTTGGTCGAGGCTAAGATTCTTGATCAGCAACAGAAATCAGCATTTCACTTGAAAGTCAGACCCGACGGCTCAAGTGAATTCGTCGAAGATGTGCACGACTCGGCTCCGGCAGTAGGACAGAACCGGGCCCAGTCACTGATAAAGCAAGACAGCACCATCGTCCGGCACCTCGACGACCCATCCGCGCAGGCAGGCCTCGCCCTACCGCCGATTGAAGTCGCCGGGCGTTCCACCGAGCCGATTCGCCCCACAGGCGTCGCCCGAGAGCCTGGCGTCCATCGCACCAACGGTGTCGTCGTCGACGCCCGCCGCCCCAGCTCGGCGAGTGCAGTCCGGGCCGCCCGTTTGCCGGACATGTCAGCCTCCACGACGCCCACAACAGCACCGGTGCCCGTGCCGGTACCGAGTGAATTGACAGATGCTGTAGACCGCGTCACCCACGCGGTGGCCGCCGGAAACACCGACCTTGCGTCCACAGCTGCCAACGCGGTGGTCCAGCACTCCGCACGGGTTTTTGGCGCGGAGCATCCCTGCACCCTCGAGGCTTTCGCTTTGGAGGCTTACGTCGCGCATATCTACGGTGATCAGGAGCACTCGGCGGCGCTCTCTCTACGCTTGGCCAGTCTCAGGCACCAGCAAGGCGATCCACGGGCTCGAGAAGAGATCCTTCGTGCCGCCATTGCCTGGAGCATGGTGAACACTCCTCGCACAGCGATAGCCCTTGGCGGGGAGCTGCTGTCGATGTGGACACAACTCGTGGAAGCGGGATGCACTGCCATAGACGAGCAGGGGCTACGTCACGTCGAAAGGCGCCTAGCCGTTCTTGGGCAGCCCCCTGGTCCTGGCGCGAAGGTACGACCAAAGGTGTGAGGACGCCCGAGCATGAAGGTCTGCACCTCAGAAAGCTACAGCTTCCGTGTTTACAGTGGTGCAGTCGCTTGGACGGTGTTCTCGTAGCGTATCGGCTGTGCGGCGCGTGACTGGGTCTGGGCGTGAGCCGCGGAAATCACGGTTCACGCCCGGAGCGGTCACGTGGCGTGCCGGTCCATCTTCCGGATCAGTCTGCCCGGCGAGGCCATCCAGCCCCTCATGAACGCCCAGGGGGTGCTCCCTATCAGGATTTGGGCCAAGCGCGAGCTGTGCGTCTTAGAATTCTCCGCATCCGCGAGTTCTATCACAGCGAGTATGATCTCCCGCTCCCGGTCAAGCCACGCCGAAGCGTCCGAGGTGTCATCGAAGTGCAGTGGGAAGCTGCCCTCAGCGGGCGGTGGCAGGAAAATTTCGCGCACGTTCGGGGTCAGCAGGACAGCTGCATTGTATGCGGTGTGCATGTAATGATCGAAGAGGCGAAGCAGCGCGGCTGGACGCACTTCGGCCGAGTCCATCGCCTCACTGAGTTCAGCGGCATAATTGTGCAGCAGATCGTGAAAGACATACCTTCTGTGCTCGCATTCAGTGATGAGGTGAGCGCGCGTCAGCTCGGCAAGCAGGGGTTGCACTTCGCGGTGCGGAAGTCCGGCAAGGCTGGCGGCCGACTGCAGCGAAATGCTGCAGCCAGGGTGAAGAGCGAGAAGTCGGAACAGCTGCGCTGACGCGCAGGGCAGCACCTGATAGGACCATGAAAACACGGCCCGAACGTCCATGGTGGGGTCACTGCTTTCGAAGGCGTCCAAGCTGCCGCGAGCATCGTGGAGTTCTGCTGCGATGGTGGAGAGGGGAAAGGCCGGGTGAGTGGCAGCACGAGCGGCCACGATGGCCAGCGCCAGCGGCCACCGGGCGCAGGCCTCGACGATGTCTCGCACCGCTTCGGGCTCGGTGGAGGTCCGGGCAGTGCCAACGCGGTTGATGATAAGGCGGTCGGCGTCCCCGTCATCCAAGACATCAAGGGCGATCGGCTGAGCGCCATGAGCTGCCACGAGACCCATCAGCTGGTTCCGACTGGTAACGACAACCATGCACCCGGGCGTACCAGGCAGCAAAGAACGCACGTGGTCGCTGTCCCGGGCATTGTCCAGGACGATAAGTAGTCTCCTGTTCGCCAGGGCACTGCGATACAGCGCCGCCTGTGCCTCCGCATACGGCGGAATCTGCTCCGGGGCGATGTCGAGAGCGATGAGAAAGGCACGGATGGCTGCGGATGGTTCGACAGCGGTACCGACGGGCCCGAAACTCCGCAGGTCCATGTAGAGCTGGCCTTCTGGGAAGTGGTGAGCCACGGTATGGGCCAGCCTGACCGCAAACGCGGTCTTACCCACGCCGGCCATGCCATGGATCGTGATCACTGCGGAAGGTTCGTGCGGACCGGGAACCAGAGAGGTTGCACGGGCTAGTTCAGCCACGCGCCCGGTGAAGACGGACAGGTCGGCCGGCAACTGGCGTGGACGTACCGAGAGGCCGGCCGAGAAGTGCCGATCAGCTGTGGCAGTGCTCTTCGAGGCAGTCTCGGGGAATGGGTGGTCTTCTCGCCATGGTTCGGTGATGGCCGGCGCAGGTCCGCTGACAGGCACATCCATGGCAGGTCTCCCGACCCTGTCAGCAGTGGGAGTGAGGACTTGTCCGACGGCCCGTGCGGGTGTTCTGCCCGATACGAGGCCTGGAGCAGAGACCTCACCACCAGTTTCGTGGGCGCGCGAGGTGTGCATGAGCGCCGGGTCTGCTGCCAGGAGCCGTTGATACATATCACGCAGCTCAGCACCAGGTTCCACGCCCAGCTCTTCGACCAACAGGCGGCGTGCCGCATGGTAGGTCGCCAAAGCCTCCGCCTGTCGCCCGCATCGATATAAGGCCAGCATCAACAGCGCGTGGAGGCGCTCCCTCAGCGGATGCTGACTGCACAAGGCTGCGAGCTCCGGCACAACGTCGTCGTGACAGCCGAGTCGAAGGTCGAGCTCGACACGTGCCTCGTGGACACTCACGCGTCTTTCGGCCAGGCGGCCACGCTCCGCCTCCGCCAGAGGGCCAGGGATTCCTGCCAGGGGTGTTCCTTGCCAGGCGTCCAAAGCCGTTCTCAAACGGCCTGCCGCCGCTTGCAGCTCGCCGGCCCTCTTCAGCAGCATCGCCTCACTTACCCGAGTCTCGAATTCGGCCATGTCCACGACGCTTGTTCCTGCAGTGCGGAGGACGTAGCCGCCGGCGACGGACAGCACCAACTGTGGAGGCCGGCCCACCGTCCGCTCCGGCTCGAGAGCTTTACGCAACCGTGATACGTAGGTGCGGACAGTAGATACGGCGCCGACCGGCGGAGTGTTGCCCCAGACAGCGTCGACCAAGTGGTGAACGGTGACCGGCCGTCCCCCTTCGAGAAGCAGCGCCAGCCACACGGCTCGTTGCTGTGGCGATCCGAGGTCCACCTCGATGCCCCGGCG
This window harbors:
- a CDS encoding AfsR/SARP family transcriptional regulator — translated: MPAYLRQEQVPDSRSAPDIMHDELRFALLGPVRAWRRGIEVDLGSPQQRAVWLALLLEGGRPVTVHHLVDAVWGNTPPVGAVSTVRTYVSRLRKALEPERTVGRPPQLVLSVAGGYVLRTAGTSVVDMAEFETRVSEAMLLKRAGELQAAAGRLRTALDAWQGTPLAGIPGPLAEAERGRLAERRVSVHEARVELDLRLGCHDDVVPELAALCSQHPLRERLHALLMLALYRCGRQAEALATYHAARRLLVEELGVEPGAELRDMYQRLLAADPALMHTSRAHETGGEVSAPGLVSGRTPARAVGQVLTPTADRVGRPAMDVPVSGPAPAITEPWREDHPFPETASKSTATADRHFSAGLSVRPRQLPADLSVFTGRVAELARATSLVPGPHEPSAVITIHGMAGVGKTAFAVRLAHTVAHHFPEGQLYMDLRSFGPVGTAVEPSAAIRAFLIALDIAPEQIPPYAEAQAALYRSALANRRLLIVLDNARDSDHVRSLLPGTPGCMVVVTSRNQLMGLVAAHGAQPIALDVLDDGDADRLIINRVGTARTSTEPEAVRDIVEACARWPLALAIVAARAATHPAFPLSTIAAELHDARGSLDAFESSDPTMDVRAVFSWSYQVLPCASAQLFRLLALHPGCSISLQSAASLAGLPHREVQPLLAELTRAHLITECEHRRYVFHDLLHNYAAELSEAMDSAEVRPAALLRLFDHYMHTAYNAAVLLTPNVREIFLPPPAEGSFPLHFDDTSDASAWLDREREIILAVIELADAENSKTHSSRLAQILIGSTPWAFMRGWMASPGRLIRKMDRHAT
- a CDS encoding IS4 family transposase, producing MAFFERSSYQGVWGKLTVGLGDTVVAHPCASSLSRARRRLGVAPLRALFTVLAGPVATPAQTCAFYRGRRVVAIDGTTLNAPDEPAVTWRYPKHIGPVREFGYPIVRLVALVECGTRALIDAVFGPDRTGEISYAHRLLGSLDGSMLLLADAYYDAVGFLTAVSDTGAAFLLRSTRKRRPTIRHPLPDGSYRTFIQSNNYRAGRGYGQRLEVRVIEAWVTVTLADGTRRTELWRLLTTLLDAERHPAMELIELYHRRWQAETCYFSLKTTILDGRILRSRTVPGLEQEIYALLTVYQALVRMAGDLTTAHPELSPRQVSFTILLQAAADQIVAGNGITITEPVTLVGAIGHVVLANLVPEQRRWRVKSRMLKRYSKYPFNRTRHPRKAQKYTLHTEVIPDGWVP
- a CDS encoding putative quinol monooxygenase is translated as MIFITAKFRVRPEHADRWPEITADFTRATRAKPGCLWFDWSRSVADPTEYVLVEAFRDEEAAVTHVQSAHFKAAQQTLPPHLVETPRIVNVTIPQDGWSLLGEMAVAGQE
- a CDS encoding Mu transposase domain-containing protein, with amino-acid sequence MAELAAAELLLALPVLPFPAELSVERTVTAQSLVPFEGNFYSISPGLPGARVMVTCRLGEDFLSIATTGRAVIARHRKAVRGSRQTVRDAGHVIALERSVLASFSDRALQAQGPPPAQRGRAGRGRAAARGQATGSTAERVVIDLSHYAAVAERLRHVPPRDEEESTE